The segment CGACGCCCAGGCCAAGGAAGCTCAGCGTGGCTTCTGCGAGCACGGCCAACGCGAAGACGCTGCTCGCGCCGACGAGCACGTACGGCATGATGTTGGGTATGACGTGGCGTACGAGCAGGCGCGTTTCGCTAGCGCCTGTCGCGCGTGCCGCAAGTATGTACTCTTTGTTCTTCTCGACGAGCGCTACCGCGCGCATCAAGCGCGATCCGCCAAACAGGGCGCTGATCGCGAGCACGACGATCACCGCCTTGAGCCCCGGCCCGACGGCGGCGATGATCGCCAGCAGCAACGGAAGCTGAGGTATCGATGCCCACGCCTCGCCGGAGCGCTGGATCGCGTAGTCGACCCAGCGGCCGAAATACCCGCCCAGAATGCCGAGCAGCGTGCCCGGTATGAACCCGAAGAACATCACCGCGAAGCCAAACGTCATCGAAAGACGCGTGCCGTCGATGACGCGGCTGAAGACGTCCTGTCCGAAGCGTGTCGTGCCGAAGGGATGCTCGGCGGACGGGCTGAGAAACCGCGACTGCGCGTCGAGGGCTGTCGGATCCTGCGGCGTGACGTAGGGGCCGACAATGCCCAGCACAAAGAACGCCACCACGATCACAAGCCCGAAGAGTCCGACCGGGTTCTTGAGCCACGGCAGCGCCACGCGCGTGATCAGCGGTTTGTCCTGTGGGATCTCCCATGAGTCCGCACCCGTCCGCTTGGTGTAGGGAGACGCAAGCGTGGCCATCAGGTGTACCTGATCCGCGGATCGATGTAGGCGTACGACAGATCGACGGCCAGGTTGACCAGCACGACAACGCACGCGGTGTACACGGTGAGGAACTGCACGACGGGTAAGTCGCGGATAAACGCCGCCGTGAAGAACCACTCACCGACGCCCTGGATACTGAGGATCCGCTCGACGATCACCGAGCCGCCGAACACCGCGATGAGCGCCGTGCCCAGGGCCGTCGCGATCGGCGTGCCGGCATTGCGCAGTGCGTGCGTCACGATCACCGTGCGCTGACGCAGTCCCTTCGCGTGCGCGGTGCGCACATAGTCGCTGCGCAGCACTTCCAGCATCGTTGTGCGCGTCAACCGCATGAGCCCTGCCGATCCGCCGACGCCGAGGATCAGCGCGGGCGGCAACATCAGCCGCAGGTTGTGGCTCGGGTCTTCCCAGAGCGGACGATAGCCGCCGACGGGCATCGAGTAGTGCCATAGGATGCTCGGCACGATGATCAGCAGTGAGAGGAGGAAGAAGTCCGGGATCGAAGAGCCGGCGACGGCGAACGTCCGCACTCCGTAGTCGAGTCCTGTGTTCCGAAACATCGCGGAGAGGATGCCGAACGTGATGCCGAAGAGCGCGCTGAAGAACAACGCCATGGTGATGATCTGGAAGCTCGCCGGGAAGCGCCGCATGAACTCGTCGACGATCGGCTTATCGCTGCGGAACTCTTCGCCGAAGTCGAGGACGACGGCGTCCTTAACCCACTCGATGTACTGCTCTGCGATCGGCCGGTCGAGGTTGAGATCCTGCCGAATTCGCTCGACCTGCTCGGGGGTCGCACCCTGCCCCGCCATCGCCGCTGCGGGGTCTTGCCCCGGCAGTGCCCGCAGCATAACGAACGCGATGATCGATACGGCAAAGAGGATGAGGGGCAACCAGGCGAGCCTGCGCAGCGTGTATCGAAGCATCAGTCAGGCACCCCGGTGTCGCATCCCACGCCCTGCCCCGGCCATTATGCCTTGTCGAGCCACGTCGTGCGGTTGAACAGGCCGTACGAGCCGCGGCCCGTGATGGCGCCCTTGACGTAGTTATAGCGCCCGCTGAAGTTGATGAACGACATGAGGTTCAGCATCGGCGAGTACTCGCTCATGATCAGGCGCTGCGCGTCCTGCACCTTCTTGACGCGCTCTTCTTCATCGAGTTCGCCGGCGGCGGCGAGCACGGCCTCGGTGACCTTTGGCTCGTCGTAATTCATGAAGTTCGTGATGCCGTTGCCGGTCATGTAGAAGCGCAGGGGCAGGTCGGGGTCTTCGTAGGCCAGGTGCTGGAAGCAGGTCATCTGGAACTGGCCCTGGTTCAGCGTCTGGCTGAACCACTTCACGAGGTCTTCCTGCACGAGCTTCACCTTGACATCGCCGCGCCCGAGCTGTTCCTTGATGATCTGCGCGATGCCCGCGTCGTTCGGGCGGTTGGAGTGCTTCAGCTCGATCTCCTGGTCGAAGTCGAAGCTTGACGCTTCGAGCAGTTGCTTCGCCTCTGCGACGTCAGTGCGGAAGTACTCCATCAGGTCCGGATCGTCCTCTGCCAGCGCATAGCGCTTGTGTACGGGCGGCATCGGTCCGGCCTTTACCACGTCGCCGTCGCGCAGCAGCAGTCCGGCTTCGTCGCGGTCGAGCAGCAGGTTGATCGCCTTACGCACGCGCAGGTCGGTGAACGGCGGCTCGTACTTGAGCATGAGGTTCAGGTAGTCGCGCGCGAGGTCGAAACTGGTGCCGATCTTGCCGCTCAACTCGGCAGCCGTGTCCTCCATCTGCTTGCGGCTGCTGAAACTCGTCGTGTCGATCTCGTTGGCGACGAACGCGGCGAGTGCGGCGTTCTCATCGGTGATGAGGATGGAGTTGATGCCGGCGAGGAAGGGTTGGCCGGTGATGTCTCGCGTGCCCTGGTGCGTCCGGAAGTTCTCGAACCGGCGCAGCTTGATGTTTGCGCCGTTGTCGTGGCTGTCGAGCACCCAGTGGCTGGAGCCGATGGCGTCGCGCTGCAGCAGGTCGTCGTGGTCCTGGAGGATCTCTCGTGGCAGGATGGAACTGCTGATCGGCGATCCCGCGTTCGACGAGGTGAACACCCACGCCCACGGCCGTTGCTGCGTGATCTTCACCGTCTTCGTGTCTTCGGCGACGATGTCCTCCATGACGTCGTGCAGCCAGCTATAGCCGATCGGCGATTCGTCACGATAGCGCTTGAAACTCGCGGCCACGTCTTCCGCTTCGACGGCGCGGCCGGGCGCCGGGCCCTTGTCCTGGAACACGGCATCGCCAAGCGTCGCGATGACGGTAAGTTCGTCCGGCTGCTCGACGTTCGTGGCGAGAAACAGCTCGATCTCGCCGGTGTCGGTGGGGACGTACCACATGTGGTCGAAGACGGTGAACCCGAGCGTCAGTTGCTGCGCCAGCGCGAAGATGCCGGGGCCGAACGGATTCATGCTGGGAAGTGCGTTCGCGGCGCGCGTGCGGAGGATGCCATTGCGCTGCTCGGGCGAAGGCGTCCCGTCCTGCGAGCCATCGTTGATGCGAGGCGTGCCGCGGTCGGGGCCGTTACCGTCGTTTCCGTTGTTGTCATCGCTCGAGCACCCGAAGGCGGCAAGCGCTGCGAGGCCGGCGCTGCCGGCGGCGGCGCCGACGATCATCCTGCGGCGTGTAACGCGCCGGTCCGTCCAATAACGAAGCCCCAGGTCGCGTCCGCTCATGATCCCCTCCTCAGAGCCGGAATAGACCCGGCTAGCCCGCACGACAATGAATGGGGTTCATTGTGGAGAGGGCACTCCTCACTGTCAACGGTACGTCTGGACCACCGGATACGGCTCTCTGAATTTGTGATGCACCGTAAGGAGCGAATTCAATGGCCGCCCGCATCGGGCCCGGGTGGCGGCGGCACGAGCCCAAGCCGCTTCCGGAGGACGTAGCCGGCGGCGCCGATGCCCACCACGAACGCCGCCACGCCCAGCACCACGAGTTGCACTTCCAGGCGGGTATCGTCGTTGTCATCGACTTCCTGCTGGAAGGCGGCTGCAACCGGCGCGTCATCGATGTCGCCGGCGGCGTGCGCGACGGATAGCGACTGCATGGTCACAGCCGCGAGCGCCGCGAGCGCGAAGACGATGGTCAATGTGCGCATGTGTGATTCCTCAGCGGAACTCACGGTCTGTCGGGCGCATGCTAGCACGGTCCGGCGGCAGCGGCGATGGGTTCAGCGCGTCCCCGGCGCCGGCGGTCGTAACTCGTGCACGGAGACGACGTTCAAGGAGTACGGAAAGTGCACGACCTTGACGTATGACTCCTCGCGCACGTCGATGAAGTACTCGGGCTTGATGCGGAAGACGACGCGCTCGACGCGGATGTAGTAGCTGTCCCAGGCGATGATCAGGTCGGCGTTCTTCCACTTTCGGGTGACGATGCCTTCGCTCTCGACGAGCGGCGCCCGCAGGTCGCGCACGTGCTGCACGACCTGGTACAGGAGCAGCAATCCGACGACAGCCACGATCGACGTGGTGACGTACGCGGGCCCTTCGATCCCGTTCGAGACGACCCAGACTATGACCAGGACGTCTGCGATGAGGAACGCGCCATAGATCAGCAGGCTGCGAATGAGTGAGGCGCGGGCGATAGATTCGGGGTCTGGCAACGTTCGTCTAGGGCTCTGGCAGAGGCGGCAGCAGCAGCGTCTCGCCCACGGTCAGCACCGGATCGTCGATGTTGAGTCCGTTCAGATTGGCGATCGCCTCGACATACGCCGTCACGTCGTCGCCTGCGGGCACATTCGCCTGGGCGATGAGGAACAGGCTGTCGCCGTCCTGTATCACGTATTCGAGGAACGGACTCACCGTCGGCGAAGCTTCGACCGCTGGCGTGGGCGTGCCGGCTGGCGTGCTCGTCCCGCGCGGCGTCTGCACCGCGGGCGTATCGCCGTCGCCGCCGCTTGCCGTCGGCGTGGGCGAAGACTGTCCGACGACGACGGGCACCGCTCCGGTCGTCTCGCCCGGCGGGCGGATGAGCAGAAAGACCGCGAGGGCCGTGCCGACAAGCATCGTCAGGAGCGAACCGCGGTACAGGTTGAACGACGGCAGGGCGCTCGCAGGGT is part of the Dehalococcoidia bacterium genome and harbors:
- a CDS encoding ABC transporter substrate-binding protein; its protein translation is MSGRDLGLRYWTDRRVTRRRMIVGAAAGSAGLAALAAFGCSSDDNNGNDGNGPDRGTPRINDGSQDGTPSPEQRNGILRTRAANALPSMNPFGPGIFALAQQLTLGFTVFDHMWYVPTDTGEIELFLATNVEQPDELTVIATLGDAVFQDKGPAPGRAVEAEDVAASFKRYRDESPIGYSWLHDVMEDIVAEDTKTVKITQQRPWAWVFTSSNAGSPISSSILPREILQDHDDLLQRDAIGSSHWVLDSHDNGANIKLRRFENFRTHQGTRDITGQPFLAGINSILITDENAALAAFVANEIDTTSFSSRKQMEDTAAELSGKIGTSFDLARDYLNLMLKYEPPFTDLRVRKAINLLLDRDEAGLLLRDGDVVKAGPMPPVHKRYALAEDDPDLMEYFRTDVAEAKQLLEASSFDFDQEIELKHSNRPNDAGIAQIIKEQLGRGDVKVKLVQEDLVKWFSQTLNQGQFQMTCFQHLAYEDPDLPLRFYMTGNGITNFMNYDEPKVTEAVLAAAGELDEEERVKKVQDAQRLIMSEYSPMLNLMSFINFSGRYNYVKGAITGRGSYGLFNRTTWLDKA
- a CDS encoding ABC transporter permease; translation: MLRYTLRRLAWLPLILFAVSIIAFVMLRALPGQDPAAAMAGQGATPEQVERIRQDLNLDRPIAEQYIEWVKDAVVLDFGEEFRSDKPIVDEFMRRFPASFQIITMALFFSALFGITFGILSAMFRNTGLDYGVRTFAVAGSSIPDFFLLSLLIIVPSILWHYSMPVGGYRPLWEDPSHNLRLMLPPALILGVGGSAGLMRLTRTTMLEVLRSDYVRTAHAKGLRQRTVIVTHALRNAGTPIATALGTALIAVFGGSVIVERILSIQGVGEWFFTAAFIRDLPVVQFLTVYTACVVVLVNLAVDLSYAYIDPRIRYT
- a CDS encoding LysM domain-containing protein, which encodes MDCYACDQPAVIACKRCAKPYCEDHGNQQYCAECLHPASALPSFNLYRGSLLTMLVGTALAVFLLIRPPGETTGAVPVVVGQSSPTPTASGGDGDTPAVQTPRGTSTPAGTPTPAVEASPTVSPFLEYVIQDGDSLFLIAQANVPAGDDVTAYVEAIANLNGLNIDDPVLTVGETLLLPPLPEP
- a CDS encoding ABC transporter permease, yielding MATLASPYTKRTGADSWEIPQDKPLITRVALPWLKNPVGLFGLVIVVAFFVLGIVGPYVTPQDPTALDAQSRFLSPSAEHPFGTTRFGQDVFSRVIDGTRLSMTFGFAVMFFGFIPGTLLGILGGYFGRWVDYAIQRSGEAWASIPQLPLLLAIIAAVGPGLKAVIVVLAISALFGGSRLMRAVALVEKNKEYILAARATGASETRLLVRHVIPNIMPYVLVGASSVFALAVLAEATLSFLGLGVEQGTPGWGIDLSVGLEVGTEYPHLVIFPGLAISLVVLGFNLMGDTLRDILDPRLRGSQ